A genome region from Brachyspira sp. SAP_772 includes the following:
- a CDS encoding DUF4390 domain-containing protein, whose amino-acid sequence MKYVLTLFIIISFQLYPYELRLYFARANIYNNTLYANVYIGNDMVFYNNIKRYLDNGIITTFNFRVNLFKENLLLDDSIKDAHFFRRMYYDFFTKEYVIYNSQTMAETRNTNFYELIRNTSQINRVDIINTNNLDINSKYYFKTRLSIQFENAYPYLNAFFNMITPLQYRIKWLKSNNFYLDELS is encoded by the coding sequence ATGAAATATGTATTAACATTATTTATTATAATAAGCTTTCAATTATATCCATATGAATTAAGACTTTATTTTGCAAGAGCAAATATATATAATAATACTTTATATGCTAATGTATATATTGGAAATGATATGGTTTTTTATAATAATATTAAAAGATACTTAGATAATGGTATTATAACTACATTTAATTTTAGAGTTAATCTATTTAAAGAAAATTTATTATTAGATGACAGTATAAAAGACGCCCATTTCTTYAGAAGAATGTATTATGACTTTTTTACTAAAGAATACGTTATATATAATTCACAAACTATGGCAGAAACAAGAAATACTAACTTCTATGAATTAATTAGAAATACAAGCCAAATAAATAGAGTAGATATTATCAATACAAATAACCTTGATATAAACAGTAAATATTATTTTAAAACAAGACTGTCAATACAATTTGAAAATGCCTATCCATATTTAAATGCATTCTTTAATATGATAACCCCATTACAATATAGAATAAAATGGTTAAAATCTAATAATTTTTATTTAGATGAATTGTCATAA